A window from Cydia amplana chromosome 12, ilCydAmpl1.1, whole genome shotgun sequence encodes these proteins:
- the LOC134653094 gene encoding B-cell receptor-associated protein 31 — MSLQWTIIATFLYTEIAIVCLLALPIASPSKWQKLFRSKFLAYISGQASVYFLILIGVLVLCLLDAIREMQKYSNIESSDHQHLDAEMQGNMRLFRAQRNFYISGFALFLLVVIRRLVQLISELATLLAQSEANFRQAQSASVAARSLLAQAGAGDEATKKQLEDFKDQITALEKELSKERKDKEAVKSQAESLSKEYDRLTEEHSKLQKKLTISGDKKDE, encoded by the coding sequence ATGAGTCTTCAGTGGACCATCATCGCGACGTTTTTGTACACCGAAATAGCCATCGTCTGCTTGCTCGCATTGCCGATCGCTAGTCCTTCCAAATGGCAAAAGTTGTTCAGGTCAAAATTCCTGGCTTATATAAGCGGACAAGCGTCGGTGTACTTCCTGATCCTTATCGGAGTGCTGGTGTTATGCCTGCTCGACGCCATTCGGGAGATGCAGAAGTATTCGAACATCGAGAGCTCGGACCACCAGCACCTGGACGCCGAGATGCAGGGTAACATGCGTCTGTTCCGCGCTCAGAGAAACTTCTACATCTCCGGCTTCGCTCTGTTCCTGCTAGTCGTGATCCGCCGGCTGGTGCAGTTGATTTCGGAACTGGCAACTCTTTTGGCTCAGTCTGAGGCAAATTTCCGTCAGGCGCAGAGCGCGTCCGTGGCTGCGAGGTCGCTGCTGGCCCAGGCGGGAGCCGGCGACGAGGCTACCAAGAAGCAGCTCGAGGACTTCAAGGATCAAATCACAGCTCTAGAGAAAGAACTTTCCAAAGAGAGAAAAGATAAGGAGGCTGTAAAGTCGCAGGCTGAAAGTCTGTCAAAGGAGTATGACAGGCTCACGGAGGAACACAGCAAGCTGCAAAAGAAGCTCACAATCAGCGGCGACAAAAAAGATGAGTAA